One window of the Anomalospiza imberbis isolate Cuckoo-Finch-1a 21T00152 chromosome 24, ASM3175350v1, whole genome shotgun sequence genome contains the following:
- the THY1 gene encoding thy-1 membrane glycoprotein, translated as MNPTVGIAVILTVLQAAHCQMIKDLSACLLGQNLRVDCRYENKTDNPLTYEFSITKDNRKHVIHSTISVSENIYRSRANVTMHKNLVCLHLQSFTTSDEGIYMCELKATNDYTGNQIKNITVIKDKLEKCAGFSLLIQNTSWLLLLLLSLPLLQAVDFVSL; from the exons ATGAACCCCACCGTGGGCATCGCTGTCATCCTGACAG tCCTCCAGGCCGCCCACTGCCAGATGATCAAGGACCTGAGTGCCTGCCTGCTGGGCCAGAACCTGCGCGTGGACTGTCGCTATGAGAACAAAACCGACAACCCCCTGACCTATGAGTTCAGCATCACCAAGGACAACAGGAAGCACGTCATCCACAGCACCATCAGCGTCTCCGAGAACATCTACCGGAGCCGAGCCAACGTCACCATGCACAAGAACCTGGTGTGCCTCCACCTGCAGAGCTTCACCACCAGCGATGAGGGCATCTACATGTGCGAGCTGAAGGCCACCAACGACTACACTGGCAACCAGATAAAGAACATCACTGTTATTAAAG ACAAACTGGAGAAATGCGCCGGCTTCAGCCTCTTGATCCAGAACACCTcgtggctcctgctgctgctcctttccctgcctctcctgcaAGCCGTGGACTTCGTGTCCCTGTGA